The following proteins come from a genomic window of Yinghuangia sp. ASG 101:
- a CDS encoding AAA family ATPase → MAAVLAADPGQEYTVTALVAKLGNSGGAIGNACDTLVTRGEAELAGTGPRRYKANAATAAAAVAAVVSPPGTVAPRPRAPQPPAQTPAPAKTPPPAPSTPATTTLPAPAPANGPIRRPNGSMYYPRRLAGGISDVEGLRKLRAAGVPALLYGPPGTGKTSMAEAAFPDLITIAGDGDTTVGDLIGDWTQKADGGYQFAYGPVVTAMLEGRALLIDDATLISPKVLAAMYPAMDGRKQITVKAHQGETITAEDGFYVIAGHNPGVHGAILTEALSSRFSTQIRVETDYDLCRRLGIDKGAVTVAKNLAKLVAAGDLGWAPQLRELIAFQKIADVLGLATAFANLVGIAPEEDRDQVADIVAKTCGRRVAALALGKQI, encoded by the coding sequence ATCGCGGCCGTCCTCGCTGCCGACCCCGGCCAGGAGTACACCGTGACCGCGTTGGTCGCGAAACTCGGGAACTCCGGCGGCGCGATCGGCAACGCGTGCGACACCCTCGTCACGCGCGGCGAGGCCGAACTCGCCGGTACCGGGCCGCGCCGGTACAAGGCCAACGCTGCGACCGCCGCTGCCGCAGTGGCGGCGGTGGTGTCCCCGCCCGGGACGGTCGCGCCGCGCCCGCGCGCGCCGCAGCCCCCCGCGCAAACGCCCGCTCCGGCGAAAACCCCGCCCCCGGCCCCGAGCACGCCTGCGACCACCACTCTGCCTGCGCCCGCCCCGGCGAACGGGCCGATCCGCCGCCCCAACGGCTCCATGTACTACCCGCGGAGGCTGGCCGGGGGGATCAGTGACGTGGAGGGGTTGCGCAAGTTGCGCGCGGCGGGGGTGCCCGCGCTGCTGTACGGGCCGCCCGGGACCGGGAAGACCTCGATGGCCGAGGCCGCGTTCCCCGACCTGATCACCATCGCGGGCGACGGCGACACCACCGTCGGCGACCTGATCGGCGACTGGACCCAAAAGGCCGACGGCGGTTACCAGTTCGCGTACGGGCCGGTCGTGACCGCCATGCTCGAGGGCCGCGCACTGCTGATCGACGACGCGACCCTGATCTCCCCGAAAGTCCTCGCCGCGATGTACCCGGCCATGGACGGCCGGAAGCAGATCACCGTCAAGGCACACCAGGGCGAGACGATCACCGCCGAGGACGGCTTCTATGTGATCGCCGGTCACAACCCGGGCGTGCACGGGGCGATCCTGACCGAGGCACTGTCCTCGCGGTTCTCCACGCAGATCCGGGTGGAGACCGACTACGACCTGTGCCGACGCCTCGGCATCGACAAGGGCGCCGTCACCGTGGCGAAGAACCTCGCCAAATTGGTCGCCGCGGGCGACCTCGGGTGGGCGCCCCAACTGCGCGAGCTGATCGCCTTCCAGAAGATCGCCGATGTCCTCGGCCTCGCGACCGCGTTCGCGAACCTCGTGGGCATCGCGCCCGAGGAGGACCGCGACCAGGTCGCCGACATCGTGGCCAAGACCTGCGGGCGCAGGGTCGCCGCCCTCGCCCTCGGCAAACAGATCTGA
- a CDS encoding VWA domain-containing protein, protein MPAHRHVHHTAPAITDDELASARWDDDGGPVTPPSAHTAAREAEWLRIGAELTGRLPALADRDDVIVTCEQNTRSGSPAAFFPTLGQLEVSRGLFAPHHPSGIRPAVIGDENRYATAWGALVHEAAHAAHSAWGTLHNQHGTAAAAAAEILDESRAEHAHLGRRPSDRPYLRRVVHTVVMDDMGTAPPDDAWSAALAAGLILARRDAGILEAAEAAPVEHTVTGILGADTLAELAGIWAAAHQVADDDADTMLDLGRAWCEAVGVNPTGPEPHLDEAQGGLPGVLAGAIGDLGANVAQAEQARAAAERAAAEAAARAAQARVKARKASAARARNAADLAKKVFAPNAGTVNPNGGSGRTYMPSPVTGTRTPTTAEKAAAGRLARGLRNAAYRERVETTTSSATPPGRLNMRAALARDAQRAAGAAPTALPWRATQRRATPTPPLRVGIAVDVSGSMRAATGPVSSAAWIIAKAAAMTDPASRTATVAFDADLTAVTRPGRAPAHATEFTADGAGHALAEAIDALDAALDLTRPGAGRLLVIASDGVYDAPETAAAADRIRTLTAAGCAVLHLDFGGSWGPHEIPGARMVSLTDPATAADEIAKAAIAQVAATG, encoded by the coding sequence ATGCCTGCCCACCGTCACGTGCACCACACCGCACCCGCGATCACCGACGACGAACTCGCCTCCGCCCGCTGGGACGACGACGGCGGCCCGGTCACCCCGCCGAGCGCCCACACCGCCGCACGCGAGGCCGAGTGGCTGCGGATCGGCGCCGAACTGACCGGCCGCCTCCCGGCGTTGGCCGACCGCGACGACGTGATCGTCACCTGCGAACAGAACACCCGGTCCGGCTCGCCCGCCGCGTTCTTCCCCACCCTGGGCCAACTCGAGGTTTCCCGGGGCCTGTTCGCCCCGCACCACCCGAGCGGCATCCGCCCCGCGGTGATCGGCGACGAGAACCGCTACGCGACCGCGTGGGGCGCCCTCGTGCACGAGGCCGCGCACGCCGCACACAGCGCCTGGGGCACCCTGCACAATCAGCACGGCACCGCCGCCGCGGCAGCCGCGGAAATACTGGACGAGTCCCGTGCCGAACACGCCCACCTGGGCCGCCGCCCGAGCGACCGCCCCTACCTGCGCCGGGTCGTGCACACGGTGGTCATGGACGACATGGGCACCGCGCCCCCCGACGACGCCTGGTCGGCCGCTCTCGCGGCCGGACTGATCCTCGCCCGCCGCGACGCCGGAATCCTGGAGGCGGCCGAGGCCGCCCCGGTCGAGCACACCGTCACCGGCATCCTCGGCGCCGACACCCTCGCCGAACTGGCCGGGATATGGGCCGCCGCCCACCAGGTCGCCGACGACGACGCGGACACCATGCTCGACCTCGGCCGCGCCTGGTGCGAAGCGGTCGGCGTCAACCCGACCGGCCCCGAACCCCACCTCGACGAGGCCCAGGGCGGTCTTCCGGGCGTACTCGCCGGGGCCATCGGCGACCTCGGCGCGAACGTGGCCCAGGCCGAGCAGGCCCGCGCCGCCGCCGAACGCGCCGCCGCCGAGGCAGCCGCGCGCGCGGCCCAGGCCCGCGTCAAGGCCCGCAAGGCTTCTGCTGCCCGCGCGCGCAACGCCGCCGACCTGGCCAAAAAGGTGTTCGCGCCGAACGCCGGAACGGTCAACCCCAACGGGGGCTCGGGCCGTACCTACATGCCCTCCCCGGTGACCGGGACCCGCACCCCCACCACCGCCGAGAAAGCCGCCGCCGGGCGCCTCGCCCGCGGACTGCGCAACGCCGCCTACCGCGAGCGCGTCGAGACCACAACCTCCTCGGCCACCCCACCCGGACGCCTGAACATGCGCGCCGCCCTCGCCCGCGACGCCCAACGCGCCGCGGGCGCCGCCCCCACCGCGCTGCCGTGGCGCGCCACCCAGCGGCGCGCCACTCCCACCCCGCCGCTGCGCGTGGGCATCGCGGTCGACGTGTCCGGTTCCATGCGCGCGGCCACCGGCCCGGTCTCCTCCGCCGCGTGGATCATCGCCAAGGCCGCCGCGATGACCGACCCGGCCTCGCGGACCGCGACCGTGGCCTTCGACGCGGACCTGACCGCGGTCACCCGCCCCGGCCGCGCGCCCGCCCACGCGACGGAGTTCACCGCCGACGGCGCCGGTCACGCCCTCGCCGAGGCCATCGACGCCCTCGACGCCGCCCTCGACCTGACCCGGCCCGGCGCCGGGCGGCTGCTGGTGATCGCCTCCGACGGCGTGTACGACGCCCCCGAAACCGCCGCCGCCGCAGACCGCATCCGCACCCTTACCGCCGCCGGGTGCGCGGTCCTCCACCTCGACTTCGGCGGGTCCTGGGGTCCGCACGAGATCCCCGGCGCCCGGATGGTGAGCTTGACCGACCCGGCCACCGCCGCCGACGAGATCGCCAAAGCCGCCATCGCCCAAGTCGCCGCCACCGGCTGA
- a CDS encoding DUF317 domain-containing protein produces MTDNTEMCAVPVRFADGSIPGEALAVIHAADWPMVKDRLANVHARRPDGALYVGWLPEDGGPWLWEVERTRETGGIVWTASFSSGVPATAVAAFLRALTAPAGADGAACADVAAADATLRGAGWQVHDAGTPPWDGYDEGTTPWQVLARHGEGDLKLAFLDVRSNDAIGDIGPDDAPLPRAWPAWALACAAGPAGPVEWWAELGRETPADAVAAFLAAVTAADLVNRPIDELSAPVRRRFA; encoded by the coding sequence ATGACCGACAACACCGAAATGTGCGCGGTGCCGGTCCGTTTCGCCGACGGCTCGATCCCCGGCGAGGCACTCGCCGTGATCCACGCGGCCGACTGGCCGATGGTGAAGGACCGATTGGCGAACGTGCACGCGCGCCGCCCCGACGGGGCCCTGTACGTCGGGTGGCTGCCCGAGGACGGCGGGCCGTGGCTGTGGGAGGTCGAGCGCACCCGCGAGACCGGGGGGATCGTGTGGACGGCGAGCTTCAGCAGCGGGGTGCCCGCCACGGCGGTCGCCGCGTTCCTGCGCGCCCTGACCGCCCCCGCCGGTGCCGACGGGGCCGCGTGCGCGGACGTCGCGGCGGCCGACGCGACGCTGCGCGGCGCGGGGTGGCAGGTCCACGACGCCGGAACACCGCCGTGGGACGGATACGACGAGGGCACCACCCCCTGGCAGGTCCTGGCGCGGCACGGCGAAGGCGACCTGAAACTCGCCTTCCTCGACGTGCGCTCCAACGACGCCATCGGCGACATCGGTCCGGACGACGCCCCCCTGCCTCGGGCGTGGCCCGCATGGGCCCTGGCGTGCGCGGCCGGGCCCGCGGGCCCGGTGGAGTGGTGGGCCGAACTCGGCCGGGAGACCCCCGCCGACGCGGTCGCCGCGTTCCTCGCCGCCGTCACCGCCGCCGACCTGGTGAACCGCCCGATCGACGAGCTGTCCGCCCCGGTCCGGCGCCGCTTCGCCTGA